A DNA window from Streptomyces sp. CA-278952 contains the following coding sequences:
- a CDS encoding D-arabinono-1,4-lactone oxidase: MTDTYARTTTSAWRNWAGTVTARPARTESPASVDELADVLRRAGAEGLRVKPVGAGHSFTAAAATDGVLIRPDLLTGIRDIDRTTMTVTAEAGTPLRRLNTALAREGLSLTNMGDIMEQTIAGATSTGTHGTGRDSASIAAQIRALELVTADGTVLVCSERENPEIFAAARIGLGALGVITAVTLAVEPIFLLTAREEPMTFDRVTAEFDALVAENEHFEFYWFPHTGNCTTKRNNRSAGPAAPPGRVRSWIDDELLSNGVFQVACSLGRAVPATIPPIARLSSRALSARTYTDIPYKVFTSPRRVRFVEMEYAVPRERAVAALRELKAMVERSPLKISFPVEVRTAPADDMALSTASGRDSAYIAVHLYKGTPHRSYFTAVERIMTAHAGRPHWGKIHTRDAAYLAGVYPRFGEFTALRDRLDPDRLFGNDYLRRVLGD; encoded by the coding sequence ATGACCGACACCTACGCACGGACGACGACGAGCGCGTGGCGTAACTGGGCGGGCACCGTCACCGCCCGGCCCGCCCGCACCGAGTCCCCCGCGTCCGTGGACGAGCTCGCGGACGTGCTGCGCCGGGCGGGCGCCGAGGGCCTGCGGGTGAAGCCGGTCGGCGCGGGCCACTCCTTCACGGCGGCGGCCGCCACGGACGGGGTGCTGATACGCCCGGACCTGCTGACCGGGATCCGGGACATCGACCGCACCACGATGACCGTGACGGCGGAGGCGGGCACTCCGCTCAGGCGGCTCAACACCGCACTCGCCCGCGAGGGCCTGTCGCTCACGAACATGGGCGACATCATGGAGCAGACGATCGCCGGGGCGACCTCCACCGGTACGCACGGCACGGGCCGGGACTCGGCGTCGATAGCGGCGCAGATCCGCGCGCTGGAGCTGGTCACCGCCGACGGCACGGTCCTGGTCTGCTCGGAGCGGGAGAACCCGGAGATCTTCGCGGCGGCCCGGATCGGGCTCGGCGCCCTCGGGGTGATCACCGCGGTCACCCTCGCCGTGGAGCCGATCTTCCTGCTGACGGCCCGTGAGGAGCCGATGACGTTCGATAGGGTCACCGCGGAGTTCGATGCCCTGGTCGCAGAGAACGAGCACTTCGAGTTCTACTGGTTCCCGCACACCGGGAACTGCACCACCAAGCGCAACAACCGCAGCGCCGGACCGGCCGCCCCGCCCGGGAGGGTGAGGAGCTGGATCGACGACGAGCTGCTGTCCAACGGGGTCTTCCAGGTCGCCTGTTCGCTCGGCCGCGCGGTCCCGGCGACGATCCCCCCGATAGCCAGGCTCTCCAGCCGGGCGCTGTCGGCGCGGACGTACACCGACATCCCGTACAAGGTGTTCACCAGCCCGCGCCGCGTGCGGTTCGTGGAGATGGAGTACGCCGTTCCGCGTGAACGGGCGGTGGCGGCGCTGCGGGAGCTGAAGGCCATGGTCGAACGGTCACCGCTGAAGATCAGCTTCCCGGTCGAGGTGCGCACCGCTCCGGCCGACGACATGGCCCTGTCGACCGCATCGGGCCGGGACAGCGCGTACATCGCGGTGCACCTCTACAAGGGCACGCCCCACCGGTCGTACTTCACCGCGGTCGAGCGGATCATGACCGCGCACGCCGGCCGGCCGCACTGGGGCAAGATCCACACCCGCGACGCGGCCTACTTGGCG
- a CDS encoding MFS transporter, whose product MPSPYRAIFSAPGSREFSAAGFFGRMPLSMMGIGVVTMISQLTGGYGLAGALSATLAMSAAVCGPQVSRLVDRYGQRRVLRPVTLVAVAAVAGLLICAQQGAPEWTLFVFSVGAGCVPSVGSMVRSRWAEIYRGSSRDLHTAYAWESIVDEVCFIFGPIISIGLSTAWFPEAGPLIAAAFLLVGVFWLTAQRATEPVPHPKSQQTGGSALRSRGLQVLVATFVATGAIFGGVDVVTVAFAEERGHKAAASLVLAVYALGSCLAGAVFGLLHVKGNPGTRWLVGVCAMAVSMIPLLLAGNLPLLAVALFVAGLAIAPTMVTTMALVEAHVPRTKLTEGMTWTSTGLAVGVALGSSAAGWVVDAAGAKAGYAVPVVAGALAAAVAVLGYRRLAGPAATGGRGEDDRHLRTDDDERVA is encoded by the coding sequence TTGCCCAGCCCCTACCGCGCCATCTTCTCCGCCCCCGGTTCGAGGGAATTCTCCGCCGCAGGCTTCTTCGGCCGGATGCCCTTGTCCATGATGGGCATCGGCGTCGTGACGATGATCTCCCAGCTCACCGGCGGCTACGGGCTGGCCGGGGCGCTCTCCGCGACCCTGGCGATGTCGGCGGCGGTCTGCGGCCCCCAGGTCTCCCGGCTGGTCGACCGCTACGGGCAGCGCCGGGTGCTCCGCCCGGTCACGCTGGTCGCGGTGGCGGCGGTGGCGGGCCTGTTGATCTGCGCCCAGCAGGGGGCGCCGGAGTGGACGCTGTTCGTCTTCTCGGTGGGCGCGGGCTGCGTGCCGAGCGTGGGGTCGATGGTCCGCTCCCGCTGGGCGGAGATCTACCGGGGCTCCAGCCGGGATCTGCACACCGCGTACGCGTGGGAGTCGATTGTCGACGAGGTGTGCTTCATCTTCGGCCCGATCATCTCCATCGGTCTCTCCACCGCCTGGTTCCCGGAGGCGGGGCCGCTGATCGCCGCCGCCTTCCTGCTGGTCGGCGTCTTCTGGCTGACCGCGCAGCGGGCGACCGAGCCGGTGCCGCACCCGAAGTCACAGCAGACCGGGGGCTCGGCGCTGCGCTCGCGGGGACTCCAGGTCCTGGTGGCCACCTTCGTGGCGACGGGCGCGATCTTCGGGGGCGTGGACGTGGTGACCGTGGCCTTCGCCGAGGAGCGCGGCCACAAGGCCGCGGCCTCGCTGGTACTGGCCGTCTACGCGCTCGGCTCGTGTCTCGCGGGGGCTGTGTTCGGACTGCTGCACGTGAAGGGGAACCCCGGGACCAGATGGCTGGTGGGTGTCTGCGCGATGGCCGTGAGTATGATCCCCCTCCTACTGGCCGGGAACCTTCCGTTGCTGGCCGTGGCGCTCTTTGTCGCGGGCCTCGCCATCGCACCGACGATGGTCACCACCATGGCCCTCGTCGAAGCGCACGTACCGCGCACCAAGCTGACCGAGGGCATGACCTGGACCAGTACCGGGCTCGCGGTCGGAGTGGCGCTCGGCTCCTCGGCCGCCGGCTGGGTGGTCGACGCCGCCGGGGCGAAGGCGGGGTACGCGGTGCCCGTCGTGGCGGGAGCGCTCGCGGCGGCGGTGGCGGTCCTGGGATATCGCCGGCTGGCCGGGCCGGCTGCGACGGGAGGGCGCGGGGAAGATGACCGACACCTACGCACGGACGACGACGAGCGCGTGGCGTAA